The Saccharopolyspora gloriosae genome window below encodes:
- a CDS encoding acyl-CoA dehydrogenase family protein, which produces MAKKVNTDPDFFGYAGLLSDSERAELADIRDYLQREIAPLANPAWDKAEFPFEAIEKFAKLRLAGYQYPEYGDGVQRSELFAGFLSIELNRIDPSLAVFSGVHTGLAMGSILGGGDQEQRDRWLPDMVAMNKIGAFALTEPEGGSDVAGGMRTTARREGDEWVLNGAKRWIGNGTFADLIVVWARDEADDQVKGFVVGKDTPGVTATKIEGKIALRSVQNADIVFDQARIPESDRLQNINSFRDTAKVLARTRGGVAWQALGVAMRAYELAREYAVNREQFGKPIGGFQMIQDLLVKMLGNITAMFGMVVRLNQLTAAGEAGADQAALAKAFTTTRMREVVAWARELFGGNGIVLDYDVAKFFADAEAVYSFEGSREMNTLIVGKSITGLSAFA; this is translated from the coding sequence ATGGCCAAGAAGGTCAACACCGACCCGGACTTCTTCGGCTACGCCGGACTGCTCAGCGACTCCGAGCGCGCGGAGCTCGCCGACATCCGCGACTACCTGCAGCGCGAGATCGCCCCGCTGGCGAATCCGGCCTGGGACAAGGCGGAATTCCCGTTCGAGGCGATCGAGAAGTTCGCGAAGCTGCGGCTGGCCGGCTACCAGTACCCCGAGTACGGCGACGGCGTGCAGCGCAGCGAGCTGTTCGCCGGGTTCCTGAGCATCGAGCTCAACCGCATCGACCCGTCGCTGGCGGTGTTCTCCGGTGTCCACACCGGACTCGCGATGGGCAGCATCCTCGGCGGCGGCGATCAGGAGCAGCGGGACCGCTGGCTGCCGGACATGGTCGCCATGAACAAGATCGGCGCGTTCGCGCTCACCGAACCCGAGGGCGGTTCCGACGTGGCGGGCGGCATGCGCACCACCGCGCGCCGCGAAGGCGACGAGTGGGTGCTCAACGGGGCCAAGCGCTGGATCGGCAACGGGACCTTCGCCGACCTGATCGTCGTGTGGGCCCGCGACGAGGCCGACGACCAGGTGAAGGGATTCGTGGTCGGCAAGGACACGCCCGGCGTCACCGCCACCAAGATCGAAGGCAAGATCGCGCTGCGCAGCGTGCAGAACGCCGACATCGTCTTCGACCAGGCGCGGATCCCGGAATCCGACCGGCTGCAGAACATCAACAGCTTCCGCGACACCGCGAAGGTCCTCGCCCGCACCCGCGGCGGCGTGGCCTGGCAGGCGCTGGGCGTGGCGATGCGCGCCTACGAGCTCGCCCGCGAGTACGCGGTGAACCGCGAGCAGTTCGGCAAGCCCATCGGCGGGTTCCAGATGATCCAGGACCTGCTGGTGAAGATGCTCGGCAACATCACCGCCATGTTCGGGATGGTGGTGCGCCTCAACCAGCTCACCGCCGCGGGCGAGGCCGGCGCCGACCAGGCCGCGCTCGCCAAGGCCTTCACCACCACCCGCATGCGCGAGGTCGTCGCGTGGGCGCGGGAGCTGTTCGGCGGCAACGGGATCGTACTCGACTACGACGTGGCGAAGTTCTTCGCCGACGCCGAAGCCGTCTACTCCTTCGAGGGCAGCCGCGAGATGAACACCCTCATCGTCGGCAAGTCGATCACGGGACTGAGCGCCTTCGCGTGA
- a CDS encoding ABC transporter substrate-binding protein, which translates to MNTPTRFDFHPPQYAKRAARDRRLRVLRNAGALVVVVLLLTGAWVGAAWWLSGCSAGMWRGVDDECVGVSDGSASLHHGLRDVEEKIERENDRIAGLDRKVVTVAVLTPVPEPGGDRGSVSLDQARSKIIGAYLAQRQANSVEGAYPLFRLVVADEGSDEQDWEEVVDELIGMTDDERPLVAVTGMGVSVGETISAAHRLADHQIPMVGAVLTADGLNMTGAVRPEDGPIRGLYRVSPSNRTEALALHEFLVKRPREYMLVRDQNFNDFYTTGLRDDFAEVFSAELAAGVQRSFDGTPGINGTTNQFNEIVAELCSPGTPDTVLYAGRASLLDAFVEKLRVEHCGKTITVVTGSDAAKLNETELPGHVEVVYAALADPKALGDARFNEYAEDYKVNFDGFRQLERIGSRDLANGWAIMEFDAMTAVVDAAQKALLNETEIGPAEVRTALVSLTSERNDIDGAGDRFHFDADTGDPVGRTIHIIHQVGLESRPVHKYTS; encoded by the coding sequence GTGAACACACCGACGAGGTTCGATTTCCACCCGCCGCAGTACGCCAAGCGGGCCGCGCGGGACAGGCGGCTGCGGGTGCTGCGCAACGCCGGTGCGCTGGTCGTCGTCGTGCTGCTGCTGACCGGGGCGTGGGTCGGGGCCGCGTGGTGGCTGAGCGGTTGCTCCGCGGGCATGTGGCGCGGGGTCGACGACGAGTGCGTCGGTGTCAGCGACGGCTCGGCGAGCCTGCACCACGGGCTGCGCGACGTCGAGGAGAAGATCGAGCGGGAGAACGACCGGATCGCGGGCCTGGACAGGAAGGTCGTCACGGTCGCGGTGCTCACCCCGGTTCCCGAGCCGGGTGGTGATCGGGGCAGCGTGTCCCTCGACCAGGCCCGTTCGAAGATCATCGGCGCGTATCTGGCGCAGCGGCAGGCCAACTCCGTCGAGGGCGCCTACCCGTTGTTCCGGCTCGTGGTGGCCGACGAGGGCAGCGACGAGCAGGACTGGGAGGAGGTGGTGGACGAGTTGATCGGCATGACCGACGACGAGCGGCCGCTGGTCGCCGTGACGGGAATGGGCGTCAGCGTCGGGGAGACGATCAGCGCCGCGCATCGGCTGGCGGACCACCAGATCCCGATGGTCGGCGCGGTGCTCACCGCGGACGGCCTCAACATGACCGGGGCGGTGCGGCCCGAGGACGGGCCGATCAGGGGGTTGTACCGGGTGAGCCCCAGCAACCGCACCGAAGCCTTGGCGCTGCACGAGTTCCTGGTCAAGCGGCCGCGCGAGTACATGCTGGTGCGGGATCAGAATTTCAACGACTTCTACACCACCGGGTTGCGGGACGACTTCGCCGAGGTGTTCTCCGCTGAGCTCGCGGCAGGGGTGCAGCGGTCCTTCGACGGCACGCCGGGCATCAACGGCACGACCAACCAGTTCAACGAGATCGTGGCCGAGCTGTGCAGTCCGGGCACTCCGGACACGGTGCTCTACGCGGGACGTGCCTCGCTGCTGGACGCGTTCGTCGAGAAGCTCCGCGTCGAACACTGCGGGAAGACGATCACCGTGGTGACGGGGTCCGACGCGGCGAAGCTGAACGAGACGGAGCTGCCGGGGCACGTGGAGGTGGTGTACGCGGCGTTGGCCGACCCGAAGGCCTTGGGCGACGCGAGGTTCAACGAGTACGCCGAGGATTACAAGGTCAACTTCGACGGTTTCCGGCAGCTGGAGAGGATCGGCTCGCGCGATCTCGCCAACGGCTGGGCGATCATGGAGTTCGACGCGATGACCGCCGTTGTCGACGCGGCGCAGAAGGCCCTGCTCAACGAGACCGAGATCGGCCCGGCCGAGGTCAGGACGGCGTTGGTGAGCTTGACCAGCGAGCGCAACGACATCGACGGCGCGGGTGACCGGTTCCACTTCGACGCCGACACGGGAGACCCGGTCGGCAGGACGATACACATCATTCACCAGGTCGGGCTCGAATCGAGGCCGGTGCACAAGTACACGTCCTGA
- a CDS encoding AAA family ATPase, which yields MSRPVPMLTFTGPPGSGKTALLDELAAGLEQNVPFARLDCARLGPSSPQEVLAALAFQLSRPCPGYGTLEFPRLITGQLALGATLNVARWTLARRQVEDELAAYLKISDPPQFLATLAAGVLATVPALSNVPGVVTLGQHLPGLVVGGINAVLRGRRDRGDARKWFGHQDKGLARDPIDVLVELNHKARSPDGSQEVGEVLWAAFLADLRDGFRRGRQADRRTLNCAVLLDDVDAGLELVSGLEVAHRQRGQLAVDDPDPLTVVATSSRSALVRRLSAAGEDPVAIENAGYEDYAQRGSGRHRAGPYLVRLDDLSPEAVDTLVSALGPRLSDNRRISAMVHGFAHGHPGATRMLLDAIAEHRLDPVSLDAVLDAAVPGDGVLRVADGMVATFLVDVAPNVVEDLVTCSAARNIDQALRLARYRPLLLGTGDRNSAVFDGTVWSRVDDAGARTMIPVLRRLLLRRLAARTEHDRADWASVHGWLRRRCEQDQDRAGELHHALALGEVEFVTRKLADLLDEVPARAWLVLLREVCAAPDAGGHALAPVERVRELTRWAPPRDLPVAPLARLVVALWTVADPFRDARHRDLDGEIAADLDDIAPYAGDGLAVLRAEADKYR from the coding sequence GTGAGCAGGCCGGTTCCGATGCTCACGTTCACCGGTCCACCCGGCAGCGGGAAGACCGCGCTGCTCGACGAGCTCGCCGCCGGTCTGGAGCAGAACGTGCCGTTCGCCCGGCTGGACTGCGCGCGGCTCGGCCCGAGTTCGCCGCAGGAGGTGTTGGCGGCGCTGGCCTTCCAGCTCAGCAGGCCGTGCCCGGGCTACGGGACGCTGGAGTTCCCGCGGCTCATCACCGGCCAGCTGGCCCTCGGCGCGACGCTGAACGTCGCCCGCTGGACACTCGCCCGCAGGCAGGTCGAGGACGAGCTGGCCGCCTACCTGAAGATCAGCGACCCGCCGCAGTTCCTCGCCACGCTCGCGGCCGGAGTGCTCGCCACGGTGCCCGCCTTGAGCAACGTGCCGGGAGTCGTCACCTTGGGCCAGCACCTGCCCGGCTTGGTCGTCGGCGGGATCAACGCGGTGCTGCGCGGTCGGCGGGATCGCGGGGACGCCCGGAAGTGGTTCGGGCACCAGGACAAGGGGCTCGCCCGCGACCCGATCGACGTGCTGGTGGAGCTCAACCACAAGGCGCGGTCGCCCGACGGGAGCCAGGAAGTCGGCGAGGTGCTGTGGGCGGCGTTCCTGGCGGACCTGCGCGACGGCTTCCGGCGCGGCAGGCAGGCCGATCGGCGCACCCTCAACTGCGCGGTGCTGCTCGACGACGTCGACGCGGGGCTCGAACTGGTCTCCGGGCTGGAGGTCGCGCACCGGCAGCGGGGTCAGCTGGCCGTCGACGATCCGGATCCGCTGACCGTGGTCGCGACCAGCAGCAGGAGCGCGCTGGTGCGGCGGCTGTCGGCCGCAGGCGAGGACCCCGTGGCGATCGAGAACGCGGGCTACGAGGACTACGCCCAGCGCGGTTCCGGCCGCCACCGCGCCGGTCCGTACCTGGTGCGGCTCGACGATCTGAGTCCGGAAGCGGTCGACACCCTCGTTTCGGCGCTCGGGCCGCGGTTGAGCGACAACCGCCGCATCAGCGCGATGGTGCACGGGTTCGCCCACGGTCACCCGGGCGCGACCCGGATGTTGCTGGACGCGATAGCCGAGCACCGGCTGGACCCGGTGAGCCTCGACGCCGTGCTCGACGCGGCCGTGCCGGGCGACGGCGTGCTCCGGGTGGCGGACGGCATGGTGGCCACGTTCCTGGTCGACGTCGCGCCGAACGTGGTGGAGGACCTGGTGACCTGCTCGGCGGCCCGCAACATCGACCAGGCGCTGCGGCTGGCCCGCTACCGCCCGCTGCTGCTGGGCACGGGCGATCGCAACTCCGCCGTCTTCGACGGGACGGTGTGGAGCCGCGTCGACGACGCGGGCGCGCGCACCATGATCCCGGTGCTGCGCAGGCTGCTGCTGCGGCGGCTCGCCGCCCGGACCGAGCACGACCGCGCCGATTGGGCCTCGGTGCACGGATGGTTGCGGCGCCGGTGCGAGCAGGACCAGGACCGGGCGGGGGAGCTGCACCACGCGCTGGCGCTCGGCGAGGTCGAGTTCGTCACCAGGAAGCTCGCGGACCTGCTCGACGAGGTTCCCGCCCGCGCCTGGCTGGTGCTGCTGCGGGAGGTCTGCGCGGCACCGGACGCCGGTGGCCACGCGCTCGCCCCGGTCGAGCGGGTGCGCGAGCTGACGCGCTGGGCGCCGCCGCGCGACCTGCCGGTGGCGCCGCTGGCTCGGCTGGTCGTCGCGCTGTGGACGGTCGCCGATCCGTTCCGCGACGCCCGGCACCGCGACCTGGACGGTGAGATCGCCGCTGATCTCGACGACATCGCACCGTACGCCGGTGACGGGCTCGCCGTGCTGCGCGCGGAAGCGGACAAGTACCGGTAG
- a CDS encoding dihydrofolate reductase family protein has protein sequence MGKLIYSALMSLDGCVADEHGGYDWAAPSEPVHAFLNDLEREIGTYLLGRRTYAEMIVWDTLSLADQPREMRDFAGIWRAADKVVFSGTLDSVSDARTRLEREFDPAEVRRLKATSAADLAIGGPGLAAAAFRDGLVDECQLFVKPVLVGGGLRAFPAGFGAGLDLRAQHRFEDGTVHLRYDVRS, from the coding sequence ATGGGTAAGTTGATCTACTCGGCCCTCATGTCGCTGGACGGCTGCGTCGCGGACGAGCACGGCGGTTACGACTGGGCCGCGCCGAGCGAGCCGGTGCACGCGTTCCTGAACGACCTGGAGCGCGAGATCGGGACCTACCTGCTGGGGCGCCGGACCTACGCGGAGATGATCGTGTGGGACACGTTGTCGTTGGCGGACCAGCCGCGGGAGATGCGTGATTTCGCGGGGATCTGGCGCGCGGCCGACAAGGTGGTGTTCTCCGGAACGCTGGATTCGGTGTCCGATGCCCGGACTCGGCTGGAGCGCGAGTTCGACCCGGCGGAGGTCCGGCGGTTGAAGGCGACTTCCGCGGCGGATCTCGCGATCGGCGGGCCGGGGCTGGCGGCTGCGGCGTTCCGGGACGGGCTGGTCGACGAGTGCCAGTTGTTCGTCAAGCCCGTGCTGGTCGGCGGCGGTCTGCGGGCGTTCCCGGCCGGATTCGGGGCGGGCCTGGACCTGCGGGCGCAGCACCGGTTCGAGGACGGCACCGTGCACCTGCGCTACGACGTGCGGAGCTGA
- a CDS encoding pyridoxamine 5'-phosphate oxidase family protein, with protein MPAETPENVHRPKKLSEQEREQFLAQPHVGVLSVVSDDDRPPSTLPTWYAYRPGGNIAVALRRGKRKSRLIARAGVLSFSVQQPVLPYKYVTVEGTVVKQQRPSREELVRIGSRYLPADAIDAWADWELSGGNPAGEPEYVEIRPDRWLTADFSPAT; from the coding sequence ATGCCCGCGGAGACACCGGAGAACGTGCACCGTCCGAAGAAGCTGAGCGAGCAGGAACGCGAGCAGTTCCTCGCACAACCCCACGTCGGCGTGCTGAGCGTCGTCAGCGACGACGACCGCCCGCCCTCGACGCTGCCCACTTGGTACGCCTACCGCCCGGGCGGGAACATCGCCGTCGCCCTCCGCCGGGGCAAGCGGAAATCACGGCTCATCGCACGAGCGGGCGTGCTCTCCTTCTCCGTCCAGCAGCCGGTGCTGCCGTACAAGTACGTCACCGTCGAGGGGACGGTCGTCAAGCAGCAACGGCCGTCCAGGGAGGAACTCGTCCGCATCGGCAGCCGCTACCTCCCGGCGGACGCGATCGATGCCTGGGCGGACTGGGAACTCTCCGGCGGCAATCCCGCGGGCGAACCCGAGTACGTAGAGATCCGGCCGGACCGGTGGCTGACCGCCGACTTCTCCCCCGCTACTTGA
- the uvrB gene encoding excinuclease ABC subunit UvrB, giving the protein MAFATEYPTPADTTFRPVSDIPRTGGRFRMVSDYDPSGDQPAAIDDLERRIKANEANVVLLGATGTGKSATTAWLIERLQRPTLVLEPNKTLAAQMANEMREFFPDNAVEYFVSYYDYYQPEAYVPQTDTYIEKDSSINEDVERLRHSATSNLLSRRDCVVVSSVSCIYGLGTPQSYLDRSVQLDVGGEVDRDMLLRALVDIQYTRNDIAFARGTFRVRGDTVEVIPAYEELAVRIELFGDEIERLYYLHPLTGEIVREVDSVRIFPATHYVAGPERMEKAIRGIEAELEEQLAKMEKQNKLLEAQRLRMRTQYDVEMMRQVGFCSGIENYSRHIDGREAGSAPATLLDYFPDDFLLVIDESHQTVPQVGGMYEGDTSRKRTLVEHGFRLPSAMDNRPLTWEEFADRIGQTVYLSATPGPYEMGQAGGEFVEQVIRPTGLVDPEVVVKPTEGQIDDLVGEIRERAERDERVLVTTLTKKMAEDLTDYFLELGVRVRYLHSEVDTLRRVELLRQLRLGEFDVLVGINLLREGLDLPEVSLVSILDADKEGFLRSGTSLVQTIGRAARNVSGQVHMYADRITDSMQHAIDETNRRRAKQIAYNTERGIDPQPLRKKIADILDRVYTESEDTEEAVSVGGSGRNSSRGKKPSGEAVASSGVLEGRDTSSMPRAELADLVQQLNDQMMNAARELQFELAARLRDEIHDLKKELRGMDAAGIK; this is encoded by the coding sequence GTGGCTTTCGCGACTGAGTACCCGACCCCGGCCGACACCACCTTCCGGCCGGTCAGCGACATCCCGCGCACCGGTGGCCGCTTCCGCATGGTCAGCGACTACGACCCGTCCGGCGACCAGCCGGCGGCGATCGACGACCTGGAGCGCCGGATCAAGGCCAACGAGGCCAACGTGGTGCTGCTGGGCGCGACGGGCACCGGCAAGTCGGCGACGACCGCGTGGCTCATCGAGCGCTTGCAGCGCCCCACGCTGGTGCTGGAGCCGAACAAGACCCTCGCCGCGCAGATGGCCAACGAGATGCGCGAGTTCTTCCCGGACAACGCGGTCGAGTACTTCGTCAGCTACTACGACTACTACCAACCCGAGGCCTACGTCCCGCAGACCGACACCTACATCGAGAAGGACTCCTCGATCAACGAGGACGTGGAGCGGCTGCGGCACTCGGCGACTTCGAACCTGCTGAGCAGGCGGGACTGCGTGGTCGTGTCCTCGGTGTCGTGCATCTACGGCCTGGGCACGCCGCAGTCGTACCTGGACCGCTCGGTGCAGCTCGACGTGGGCGGCGAGGTCGACCGGGACATGCTGCTGCGCGCGCTGGTGGACATCCAGTACACGCGCAACGACATCGCCTTCGCCCGAGGCACGTTCCGGGTGCGCGGGGACACCGTCGAGGTGATCCCGGCCTACGAGGAGCTGGCCGTGCGCATCGAGCTGTTCGGCGACGAGATCGAACGGCTCTACTACCTGCACCCGCTGACCGGGGAGATCGTCCGCGAGGTCGACAGCGTGCGGATCTTCCCCGCCACGCACTACGTCGCGGGCCCGGAGCGGATGGAGAAGGCCATCCGCGGCATCGAGGCGGAGCTCGAAGAGCAGCTGGCGAAGATGGAGAAGCAGAACAAGCTGCTGGAGGCGCAGCGGCTTCGGATGCGGACCCAGTACGACGTGGAGATGATGCGCCAGGTCGGGTTCTGCTCCGGCATCGAGAACTACTCGCGGCACATCGACGGCCGCGAGGCGGGTTCGGCGCCCGCGACGCTGCTGGACTACTTCCCGGACGACTTCCTGCTGGTCATCGACGAGTCGCACCAGACCGTCCCGCAGGTCGGCGGCATGTACGAGGGCGACACGTCCCGCAAGCGCACCCTGGTGGAGCACGGGTTCCGGTTGCCGAGCGCGATGGACAACCGGCCGCTGACCTGGGAGGAGTTCGCGGACCGGATCGGGCAGACCGTGTACCTGTCGGCGACGCCCGGCCCGTACGAGATGGGGCAGGCCGGCGGTGAGTTCGTCGAGCAGGTCATCCGCCCGACGGGCCTGGTCGACCCGGAGGTCGTGGTGAAGCCGACGGAGGGCCAGATCGACGACCTGGTCGGCGAGATCCGCGAGCGCGCGGAGCGCGACGAGCGGGTGCTGGTGACGACGCTGACGAAGAAGATGGCCGAGGACCTCACCGACTACTTCCTGGAGCTCGGGGTGCGGGTGCGGTACCTGCACTCCGAGGTGGACACGCTGCGCCGGGTGGAGCTGCTGCGGCAGCTGCGCCTCGGTGAGTTCGACGTGCTGGTCGGCATCAACCTGCTGCGGGAGGGCTTGGACCTGCCGGAGGTCTCGCTGGTGTCGATCCTGGACGCCGACAAGGAGGGGTTCCTGCGTTCGGGCACGAGCCTGGTGCAGACGATCGGCCGCGCGGCGCGCAACGTGTCCGGGCAGGTGCACATGTACGCGGATCGGATCACCGATTCGATGCAGCACGCGATCGACGAGACGAACCGTCGCCGGGCCAAGCAGATCGCGTACAACACCGAGCGCGGCATCGATCCGCAGCCGCTGCGCAAGAAGATCGCCGACATCCTGGACCGGGTCTACACCGAGTCCGAGGACACCGAGGAAGCGGTGTCGGTGGGCGGTTCCGGGCGCAACTCCTCGCGCGGCAAGAAGCCCAGCGGTGAGGCGGTCGCTTCCTCCGGAGTGCTGGAGGGCCGGGACACGAGCTCGATGCCGCGCGCGGAACTGGCGGACCTGGTGCAGCAGCTCAACGACCAGATGATGAACGCGGCCCGCGAGCTCCAGTTCGAACTCGCGGCGCGGCTGCGCGATGAGATCCACGACCTGAAGAAGGAACTGCGCGGCATGGACGCCGCGGGGATCAAGTAG